The Prinia subflava isolate CZ2003 ecotype Zambia chromosome 23, Cam_Psub_1.2, whole genome shotgun sequence region ACCAGTACAGGGTTAAGATGCTGTACAccagcccctgtgtcccccagccTCTGTGGTcttgtgctggcacagcccagagtCCTCACATGCTGACTCCATCACCCTCAGGGTCCTTATGTGCAAATTCCCTGTCCCAGGCCACCCTGTGGTCCCCACAACTTCCCATCACTCCTTAGGGTCCTCATTATCCCTGGGGTACCCACCACCCATCAGGTGCCTGTCACCTCTGAGGCTCCATTGTCCCCTGGGGTCCCCATCACCCCTGGGGTGTTCACAATCCCTCAAGGTTCTCATTACTTCTTGGGGTCCCTGTCACCTTCAGGGTCTCTATTGTCTCTGGGGTCTCCCTCACTCCAAGGTTCCCATCACCCCtggtgtcctgctgtccctttgtccccttCACCCTTGGAGTTCCCGACACCACTGGGGTTGAGATGTCATCATCGTACTGGATGTCCCCATAACCTTCAAGTCCTTACTCTCCCTGCATTCCTCATCATTTCTGGAATAGTACCGGGACACTGGGAGGACTGCGGGTTACTGGAAGTACTGGTGGGTTACTGGGTCATTGCCATGGGGACTGGTTGCACGGAAGTATTTGGAGGACTGGGGCTTACCGGGGGCTTGAATGAGCACAAGGAACTGGAAGGTTATGGGGAGACTGCAAGTTGCTGGGGAACCCGGCAGTCACTGGGGTCTGCTTGCATTGAGGGGTTATTGGAAGCACTTGTGTGTTGCTGGGAGGACTGGGGGGATTACTGGGAATATTGAGGATTTACTGGGGGACTGAGATGGGGACTGGTCACACACGGCTGAGcgcacaggcagctcctgggtggACCGGGCGTTGGCAGCGCCCGGCTTTACTGGTGTTGCTGGGCAGACACGCGGGCGATACTGGTGCTGCACACGCACCTCCCCCAATAGGCGCTCGATTGAGGCCGCCTGCTCCTCTGGATTCGCGTCAGGCGGATCGGCGCTCGGCTGGCCGCGCCTGTTGCCCTCTTCCGCTGTCGCGTTGGCGCCGCGGGGCTTCGGGGGGGTCTGGGGGCGCCATGACCAACGGTGGGAACGGGGGGCATGGGGGTCAAGGGGGACCGAGGGGGGACAACCGGGGGCCCGCATAAGCAATGGTGGGAACGGGGGAACGAGGGGTTGTGGGCGGACGGGAGGGTCCAGAGGCCGCCATGACTGGTGGTGGGAACTGGGGAATGGAGCGGCCGGGGAGTCCGGGCGGGTCCGAGCGGGTCCGTGGCCTCAAAGACCAACGGGGGGTTTGAGGGGTTCCGAAGGCGGGGGGGGCTGATGGGGCACCGTAAGGGGAGCTCCTACATATCGGCGGGGGTGATGCGGCTGACGTGGGGAAGGTACTGGCAGGAGCTTTTGGGAAGCGACTGGGAGACTGTGTCCCTTTGGGGGCGGGGTGCTGGGAGTTCTGAGTGCCTTCGGTGCGGATACTGGGAAGTCTGTGTCCCTTTTCAGGAAGTCTACATCCCCTCATGGGGCAGAGATGGCAGGTTGTTCACACAGAATGTGCGGGTCCCTTTGGAGAGGGGTTAGGCAGGGACCTGAAGTGCTCCTGACTCCTCCTCGGCCTCCCTCCCCACAGTTTACTCTCTGGACGGGCTCCTGGTGTTCgggctgctgctggtttgcACTTGTGCATATCTGCGGAAGGTGCCCCGACTGCGCACCTGGCTCCTGTCTGAGCGCAGGGGGATCTGGGGAGTCTGCCACAAGGGTgaggggcactggggacactggggtaTGGTGCGGGGGTGCTGGGAACACTGGGATGGCGGCACTTGTAACACAGGGGTACAGGATGGGGATCCTAGGATCACTGGGGTCAGGTCTGGGACAGGGCCATTGGGTCTAGGGTGGGGACGCTGGGTTCTGGAATGGGGACACAGAGATCTGGGATGTGGGTTTTGGGgtctgggatggggacacagggactgggaatgggaacatGGGGTCTGGGATGGGCTTATGGGGAATCAGGATGGATctgggatggggacatggggccTCACCCCATTCTgtcccacctgcagctgctgtgattGGTACCCGCCTGCACgtggctgtgtctgtgtcctgtCTTCTCATGGCGTTCTACATCCTTGTGGGAAAGTGATTAGATGGGGACCTGCTGGTGACCTGAGAGACACCCTGGGACTGACTAGAAATCCTGTGACTGATTCCGAAGACCCCTGTATGGACTAGAGATCCCACTGCTGACCCTGGAGACCTCAGTAATGACCCTGAACCACCCCAACATCCACCTGGATCCCGCATGTGGCAAGCCAGGGACCATTGTGGCCCATCACTCCCCTTGAGCCCACCGAGGGCAACTGTTGGGGCCAACAGGGCATCTTTAGactgctggaaaaggatttcCCATGAATTCTGTAGAGACATGGGTGAAGGGACCCCCAGGACTGAGGGATCCAACTTTGCCCTGTTAGCCTCTTCTCTTGATGCTGAGCAGGGTCCTGGTGGGACCATGGCAGGCTGTGGGGCCCAGGCAGGCTCCTCCTGCGTCTATGGGATTTTCCTATGCCCCTCCAGTGTGGGGGACCCTCAGGGGGTTCTGCTTCTGCAGTAGGGGGTTAGTGACCCCCCGAATTGTAAATATTGGACCACCACATGCAAATAAAGTGGGGATTCCtcttggcagtgctggcctgTGGGTCCTGTGGGGTTGGTGCCCTGCTTGGGCACCCTGTACTGTGGGTTGAGGGTCCTGTTAGGTGTGTGTGAGGAGGTCCTTGGAGACTGGCTCCTATGGCGTGGAGGGCTCCAATAGTTACGGGGGTCTTGGGGTGGGGATGATTTGTGCAAATAAAgtgggggggctgtggggtggggaaTTTCTGAGTAGAGCATCCTGGCCCGGTTCGTCCAGCTCTCTGGAACCGGGAGCGATGCAGCCCCTCAGTGAGGAGCACGGgggctgtgccctccccagGTGAGTGTGTCCGGCCCCGCCAGCGCGCACGGCTGTGCCGTGTGTGTGCAGGGCGGTCCTCCGGGCGGCCGGGGGCGCTCTGGAGCGCCGCGTTGCCTTCCCGTCGTGCTTCGCGCTGCCACGCTATATAAAGGGCAGGCTCGGAAGTGGCGAGTGTGTGTGTGCGCGCGAGTGTGTGTGCGCGCGCGAGTGTGTGTGCGCGCGCGAGTGTGCGTGCGAGTGTGAGTGTGCGCGCGAGTGTGAGTGTGCGCGCGAGTGTGCGTGTGCGCGCGAGTGTGCGTGTGCGCGCGAGTGTGCGTGTGCGCGCGAGTGTGCGCGCGAGGCGTCAGCCACCCTCCCCCCTACACGTTGATCTTATTCGAtcggccgggccccgc contains the following coding sequences:
- the TMEM167B gene encoding protein kish-B, whose translation is MTNVYSLDGLLVFGLLLVCTCAYLRKVPRLRTWLLSERRGIWGVCHKAAVIGTRLHVAVSVSCLLMAFYILVGK